CCGTGCCGGTGACGATCACGGCGAGGGCCTGCGACGTACGGTCCAGCCAGCGCCGCGTCACCGCGCCGCGCAGCTCCGCCTTCGTGCGGAAGTGGCGGTACACCGTGCCGTGGCTCACCCCGAGGGCGCGGGCCACGTCGACCACCGTGGCCTTGGCCGCGCCGTGCCTGCGCAGCACCTCCTCGGTCGCTTCGAGGATGCGCTCGGGGGTCAGGGGAGCCGCGGTTGCTGCCATGGCTAGACCGTACCCGGGGGCGATCAGTGCTCGCTGTCGAGGTGTGCCATCTGCGCCTCGGGGTAGCGGGCGCCCGCCGCCGCGCCCGCCGGGACCGCCGCCTCGATCGCGGCCAGGTCGGCGGCGTCGAGCGTCACGTCCAGGGCGCCGAGTGCCTCGTCGAGGCGGGTGCGCGTACGGGCGCCCACCAGCGGCACGATCGACGCGCCGTGCGGGGTGCCCTGCGCGAGCACCCAGGCGATCGCGGTCTGCGCGACGCTCACGCCCTTCTGGTCGGCGATCTTCCGCAGCGCCTCGACCAGGTCGAGGTTGCGGTCGAGGTTCTCGCCCTGGAAGCGGGGGCTCATCGAGCGGAAGTCGTTCGCGGCCAGCTTGCGGTCGCGGGTGAAGTGGCCGGAGATCAGGCCGCGGGACAGCACGCCGTACGCCGTCACGCCGATGCCGAGCTCCGCGACCGTGGGCAGGATCTCCGCCTCGATGCCGCGCGAGATGAGGGAGTACTCGATCTGGAGGTCGGAGATCGGGGCCGTGGCCGCCGCCCGGCGGATCGTGCCCGCGCCGACCTCGGAGAGGCCGATGTGCCGCACGTACCCCTTCTCGACCAGTTCGGCGATGGCGCCCACCGTCTCCTCGACCGGTACGTCGGGGTCGATGCGGGCGATGCGGTAGACGTCGATGTGGTCGACGCCGAGGCGCTGGAGGGAGTAGGCGGCGAAGTTCCTGACGGCGGACGGGCGGCCGTCGTAGCCCGACCAGCCGCCGTCCGGGTCGCGGAGCGCGCCGAACTTCACGCTGGTCAGCGCCTGCTCGCGGCGGGCCGCCGGGGCGGAGCGCAGGGCTTCGCCGATCAGCATTTCGTTGTGCCCCATGGCGTAGAAGTCGCCGGTGTCGAGGAGCGTGACGCCCGCCTCGAGGGCGGCGTGGATCGTCGCGATCGACTCCGTGCGGTCCGCCTCTCCGTAGAGCGCGGACATGCCCATGCAGCCGAGGCCGAGGGCGGAGGTCTGGGGTCCGGTGTTTCCGAGAGTGAGAGTGCGCATGCCTCCACCATGGCATGACGGATGACAGATTTCAATATCTGTCATCTGATACCTGTCACCTGTCACCTTCCATCTGTCCCCTATGACCCCTATGACCTGTCGCTCTGCGCCTCCTGCTCCGCGGGCTCCTCCAGGCGCTCCGCCGTCCTCCGTGCCGACTCCCGCGCCCACCGCCCACTCGTCACCGCCCCCAGCACCAGCACCGCGAGCCCGCAGCCCGCGATGATCCACCAGCCGGGGCGGCTCGCCCGCGTGAACTCCTTCGCGTACGAGGAAGACGTCACGCCCGACGCCAGTACCGCGCCGATCACCGCCACGCCGAGCGTCGTGCCCACCTGGCGGCTGGTGGAGGCGATCGCCGCGGCCACGCCCGCCTGGGCGCGCGGCATTCCGGAGACCGCCGTGTTGGTGATCGGCGCGTTCACGAAACCGAAGCCCAGGCCGAAGAGGACGTACCCGATCAGGCGCGTACCGTCGGACGCCGCCGCGTCGAACGCGGCGAACAGGACGCCCGACACCGTCATCGTCACGCCCGCGATCAGCAGCGGGATCCGTGGTCCGCGGCCGCCCACCAGGCGGCCCGACAGTGGGCCGCAGACCAGGGCCAACGCCGCGATCGGCAGCATCCACAGGCCGGCGTGCAGCGCGTCGAGGCCGAGTACGTCCTGGAGGTGGAGCGTCGAGAGGAAGAGGAAGCCGCTGAGCGCGGCGAAGGCGCAGACCGCGATCACCGTCGCCCCGCTGAACGGCGCCGAGCGGAAGAAGCGCAGCTCGATCAGGGGCTCGGCGCGGCGCGGCTCGTACCGCAGCAGTCCGACGAGGCCGAGCGCCGCGGCGCCCGCCGCGGAGAGGATCAGCGGGGACGTCCAGCCCGCTCGCGGCGCCTCGATGATCGCGAACGTCAGAGCGCCGAGCAGCATGATCACGAGGAGTTGCCCCACCGGGTCCGCGCGGCGCGGCTTCGGGGCGCGGGACTCGGGGACGTGGCGCAGGGTGAGGACGAGCGCCGCGAGGCCCACCGGCAGGTTGACCAGGAAGATCGAGCGCCAGCCGACCGAGTCCACGAGGGCCCCGCCGACCAGCGGGCCCGCCGCGAGGGAGATGCCCGAGACTCCGCCCCAGACGCCGATCGCGCGGGCCCGTTCGCGCGGGTCGGTGAACGTGTTGGTGATGATCGACATCGCGACCGGATTGAGCATGGAGCCGCCGACGGCCTGCACCATGCGGAAGACGACGAGCAGTTCGAGGCTGGGGGCGAGAGAGCAGAGCGCCGAACCGAGCGTGAAGATCACCAGGCCCGCCACGAAGATCTTGCGGCGACCGATCCGGTCGGCGGTCGACCCCGCGAGCATGAGGAGCGAGGCGAGGACGAGCGTGTACGCGTCGACCGTCCACTGCATGCCCGAGACGCTCGTGCCGAACTCACGCTGCAAGGTGGGCAGCGCGACGTTCAGGACCGTGTTGTCGAGGGTGACGATCAGGAGGCTGGTGCAGCAGATCGCGAGAACGAGCATGCGGTGGCGGTGGTCGAGTTCGTCGGGCATCTGTCGACGGTAGTTCGGTGCGACGTCTCTGCGACGCTCCTGCGCCGGGCCGCGCCGGGCCGCGCCGGGCCGCGCCGGGCCGCGCCGGGCCGCGCCGGGCCGCTCGGGTGGCGGTGGCGGCTGGAGCGGCTCGCGGAGCTGTCGGCGGCGGGGCGGGACCGTCGGATGAGGAGGGTGGGACGGCCGCTCGCTGGATGAGGGACAATGGAGGGTCCCGTCGTCCGTCCCGGAGATCATCGATGCCGTCCCTGCCGCAGCCCCTGTCGATCGGCCCGCACACCGTGCAGCCGCCCGTCGTGCTCGCCCCCATGGCGGGCATCACCAACGCGCCGTTCCGGACGCTGTGCCGGGAGTTCAGCGGCGGCAAGGGCCTCTTCGTCAGCGAGATGATCACCACGCGCGCCCTGGTCGAGCGCAACGAGAAGACCATGCAGCTGATCCACTTCGACGAGACGGAGGAGCCCCGCTCGATCCAGCTGTACGGCGTCGACCCCGCGACCGTCGGCAAGGCCGTCCGCATGATCGCGGAGGAGGGCCTCGCCGACCACATCGACCTGAACTTCGGCTGCCCCGTCCCCAAGGTCACCCGCAAGGGCGGCGGCTCCGCGCTCCCGTACAAGCGGCCGCTGCTGCGCGCGATCCTCCGTGAGGCCGTCAGCGGCGCAGGGGACCTGCCCGTCACGATGAAGATGCGCAAGGGCATCAACGACGAGCACATCACCTTCCTGGACGCGGGCCGCATCGCGGTCGAGGAGGGCGTGACCGCCATCGCCCTGCACGGCAGGACGGCCGCCCAGCACTACGGCGGGACGGCCGACTGGGACGCCATCGCCCGCCTCAAGGAGCACGTCCCCGAGATCCCCGTGCTCGGCAACGGCGACATCTGGTCGGCGGCGGACGCGGTCCGCATGATGAACGAGACGGGCTGCGACGGCGTCGTCGTGGGCCGCGGCTGCCTCGGCCGCCCCTGGCTCTTCGGCGACCTGGTCGCCGCCTTCGAGGGCACGGGCGCACCCGCGGCGCCGACTCTGCGCGAGGTCTCCACCGTCATGCTGCGCCACGCGACGCTGCTCGGCGAGTGGATCGGCGACGAGGCGCGGGGCGTCATCGACTTCCGCAAGCACGTGGCCTGGTACCTGAAGGGCTTCGCGGTCGGCTCGGAGATGCGCAAGCGTCTCGCGATCACCTCCTCGCTCGCCGAACTGGAGGACGGCCTCGGCGAGCTGGACCTCGACCAGCCGTGGCCGACCGGCGCGGACGGCCCGCGCGGCCGCACCTCCGGCAACAACCGCGTGGTCCTGCCGGACGGCTGGCTCAAGGACCCGTACGACTGCGCGGGCATCAGCGAGGAAGCGGAGCTGGACACGTCGGGCGGCTGAGTCACGGAGTCACAGGCTCCGGGCGAGCGTCACCGTCACGGGAAGTTCCTTGATCCCGTTCACGAAGTTCGACCGCACCCGCCGCACCTCACCGGCCACGCGGATGTCCGCCAGCCTCGGCAGCAGCTCCTCGAACATGATCCGCATCTCCAGGCGGGCCAGGGAGTTGCCGAGGCAGAAGTGCGGGCTGCCCTTGCCGAAGGTGACGTGGTCGTTGTTCTCGCGGGTGACGTCGAAGCGGTACGGGTCGGGGAAGACGTCCTCGTCGCGGTTGCCGGAGGCGAACCACATGACGACCTTGTCGCCCGCCCTGATGAGCTTCCCGCCGAGCTCGACGTCGCGCGTCGCCGTCCGCCGGAAGTGATAGACGGGCGAGGCCCAGCGCAGGCACTCCTCCACGGCGTTCGGTATGAGCGAGGGGTCGCGGACGAGCCGCTCCCGCTCCTCCGGATGCTCGATGAGCGCGAGCACGGAGTGCGAGATGGCGTGCCGGGTGGTCTCGTTCCCTGCGACGACGAGCAGCAGGAAGTAGTTGTCGAAGTCGGTGGCGGAGAGCGGCACGCCGTCCCTGGGTGAGCTGTTCACGAGCGCCGTCACGAGGTCGTCCCCGCTGCCGCCCCGCCGCCGGGCGGCCAACTCCCGCCCGTACGCGAAGACTTCGAGAGACGCGGGCGACCTGAAGGGCAGATTGCGGTACTGCCCGCTCTCCTCGCTCTCCAGCAGCACATCGGCGTAGTCCGGGTCGGTGTTCCCGATGATGCGGTTGCCCCAGTCGATGAGCTGCTGCGTGTCGCCTTCCGGGACGTCGAGCATGCGGGCGAGCACGTTGATGGGGAAGTCGGCGGACACCTCCCGCACGAAGTCGAACGTGCCTTTGGGCAGGGCGGCGTCGAGGGTACGGGCGGTCAGGCCCCGCAGGAACGTCTCGTACGTCGCGACGGCGCGCGGCGTGAACCGCTTCTGCAGGATGAGCCGCATCGCCCGGTGCCGCAGTCCGTCGGTTTCGAGGAGTGACCGGCGCAACGCGATGTAGTCGTCGTCGACCTCCTCCAGATTGGTGAACATCTCGGAGGTGAAGGTCTCCGGATCGCGGTCGACGCGCACGATGTCGGCATGCCGGGTGACCGCCCAGAAGCCGGAGTTGGGCGGCGGCTCGGGCTGCCAGTGGACGGGGTCCTCGCGGCGCAGCACGTCGAACATCCGCCAGGGCAGGTCGCGGTCGGTGAACCGGTCGTTGTCGGCGAGGTCGACGTCGGCGAGAGGGAGGGGAGGGGTGTCCGTGCGCATGAGGGTGCTCCCTTTCAGGGCTCGGCCGTTCCGGTCCCGGCCTTCCGGTCCCGGCCGTTCCGGTCTCGGCGGGGGAGGGGCTGATCCGGCGCGCTCAGATGAGGAACGCGTACTCTCCGAACTCCCAGTCCGTGACGCTCTGCTGATACCGCTCGACCTCATTGCGCTTGTACGTGAGGAACGCGCCGGTGAAGTCCTCGCCGAGGAGTCCGGTGAGCGCCTCGTCGGCCTCCAGGGCGTCGAGGGCCTCGGGGAGGGTGGCGGGGAGGCGGGGCGCGGAGGACGCGTCGTACCCGTACCCCTCCAGCGGAGCGGGCGGTTCGGGCCGGTCGCGGAGGCCGAGCAGGACGGCGGCGACGGTGCCGGCGACGAGGAGGTAGGGGTTGGCGGAGGCGTCGCCGAGGCGCAGCTCCAGGCGGGTGCCCGCGCCGCGTTCGGGCGGGATGCGGACCATGGCGCTGCGGTTGTCGAGACCCCAGT
The window above is part of the Streptomyces venezuelae genome. Proteins encoded here:
- the dusB gene encoding tRNA dihydrouridine synthase DusB; this translates as MPSLPQPLSIGPHTVQPPVVLAPMAGITNAPFRTLCREFSGGKGLFVSEMITTRALVERNEKTMQLIHFDETEEPRSIQLYGVDPATVGKAVRMIAEEGLADHIDLNFGCPVPKVTRKGGGSALPYKRPLLRAILREAVSGAGDLPVTMKMRKGINDEHITFLDAGRIAVEEGVTAIALHGRTAAQHYGGTADWDAIARLKEHVPEIPVLGNGDIWSAADAVRMMNETGCDGVVVGRGCLGRPWLFGDLVAAFEGTGAPAAPTLREVSTVMLRHATLLGEWIGDEARGVIDFRKHVAWYLKGFAVGSEMRKRLAITSSLAELEDGLGELDLDQPWPTGADGPRGRTSGNNRVVLPDGWLKDPYDCAGISEEAELDTSGG
- a CDS encoding aldo/keto reductase — translated: MRTLTLGNTGPQTSALGLGCMGMSALYGEADRTESIATIHAALEAGVTLLDTGDFYAMGHNEMLIGEALRSAPAARREQALTSVKFGALRDPDGGWSGYDGRPSAVRNFAAYSLQRLGVDHIDVYRIARIDPDVPVEETVGAIAELVEKGYVRHIGLSEVGAGTIRRAAATAPISDLQIEYSLISRGIEAEILPTVAELGIGVTAYGVLSRGLISGHFTRDRKLAANDFRSMSPRFQGENLDRNLDLVEALRKIADQKGVSVAQTAIAWVLAQGTPHGASIVPLVGARTRTRLDEALGALDVTLDAADLAAIEAAVPAGAAAGARYPEAQMAHLDSEH
- a CDS encoding MFS transporter gives rise to the protein MPDELDHRHRMLVLAICCTSLLIVTLDNTVLNVALPTLQREFGTSVSGMQWTVDAYTLVLASLLMLAGSTADRIGRRKIFVAGLVIFTLGSALCSLAPSLELLVVFRMVQAVGGSMLNPVAMSIITNTFTDPRERARAIGVWGGVSGISLAAGPLVGGALVDSVGWRSIFLVNLPVGLAALVLTLRHVPESRAPKPRRADPVGQLLVIMLLGALTFAIIEAPRAGWTSPLILSAAGAAALGLVGLLRYEPRRAEPLIELRFFRSAPFSGATVIAVCAFAALSGFLFLSTLHLQDVLGLDALHAGLWMLPIAALALVCGPLSGRLVGGRGPRIPLLIAGVTMTVSGVLFAAFDAAASDGTRLIGYVLFGLGFGFVNAPITNTAVSGMPRAQAGVAAAIASTSRQVGTTLGVAVIGAVLASGVTSSSYAKEFTRASRPGWWIIAGCGLAVLVLGAVTSGRWARESARRTAERLEEPAEQEAQSDRS
- a CDS encoding cytochrome P450, with the translated sequence MRTDTPPLPLADVDLADNDRFTDRDLPWRMFDVLRREDPVHWQPEPPPNSGFWAVTRHADIVRVDRDPETFTSEMFTNLEEVDDDYIALRRSLLETDGLRHRAMRLILQKRFTPRAVATYETFLRGLTARTLDAALPKGTFDFVREVSADFPINVLARMLDVPEGDTQQLIDWGNRIIGNTDPDYADVLLESEESGQYRNLPFRSPASLEVFAYGRELAARRRGGSGDDLVTALVNSSPRDGVPLSATDFDNYFLLLVVAGNETTRHAISHSVLALIEHPEERERLVRDPSLIPNAVEECLRWASPVYHFRRTATRDVELGGKLIRAGDKVVMWFASGNRDEDVFPDPYRFDVTRENNDHVTFGKGSPHFCLGNSLARLEMRIMFEELLPRLADIRVAGEVRRVRSNFVNGIKELPVTVTLARSL